The nucleotide window AGTCCACCGCGCCGCTGCGCACCGTGGCCGTGCCGTCGTCATGAATCTCCACAGTGGCCGTGGAAACGTCGGGAAAACCGTTGCCGTATCCCGTTCCGTAAAAAATACAGGCCATGCCGGTGCCGCGCTTTTTACTCATCCTCCATCCCTCCCGGTATTAATTCAGCCGGAGACCAACCGGCAGCCCTGGCTGCCTGAAGCATGGTTGCGGTTAAACCGACGCTGCTTTCCAGGACCTGGCCCGTCGCGGTGACATCCCCCTGGCGGAAGGCATTGAGCCAGCGGAAGGTAAAGGGATGAATGCCCAGGCGTTCGGCCAATTCATCCATCTGGCTTTCATATGCCAGGGGCGGTTGGGTGGCGCCGAAGCCGCGCATGGCGCCGGTAAATGGATTGTTGGTATAAACGGCATAGGCATCAATCTTGACATTAGGTACAACATATGGGCCGGTGGCATGGATGGCAGCCTTGCGCAGGATTTTAGGGGCCCAGGAAGCGTAGGCGCCGCTGTCGCCGATTATTTCCGCTTCCAGGGCCGTCAGCTTCCCCTCCCTGGTGGCACCGGTCTTATAGCGCATGATCATGGGATGGCGTTTGCTGTGGGCCAGGAAAGATTCCTCCCGGGTAAGGACCATCTTTGCCGGCCGCCTGGTATGAACGGCCAGCAGGGCTACCAGGGTTTGCAGGGTCATGTCTTCCCGGCCGCCGAAGGCACCGCCGACTGCCGGAGCCACGATGCGGATGCGGTCCTGGTGCCAGCCCAGCACCCGGGCAACTTCCGTCCGATCCCAGTGGACGTACTGGGTGGCCACATAAATTACCAGGTGACCGCGCTCGTCCAGCCGGGCCACGGCGGCCTCAGGCTGGAGGAAAGCGTGGTCCAGGAGTTGGGTGCGGTAGGTATTTTCCACAACAACGTCGGCGGCGGCAAAGCCGGCTTCCACGTCGCCTTTACGGATGGGCAGGTGGTAAATAATATTGTC belongs to Moorella humiferrea and includes:
- a CDS encoding xanthine dehydrogenase family protein molybdopterin-binding subunit → MSLIGTSPPRVDARSKVTGRALYPADINFPGMIYGQAVRSPYAHARIINIDTSAALEVPGVLCVLTARDIPGHNGQGVVYQDMPVLARDEVRSVNDVVALVGATTPAAARAGAAKVKITYEELPAILDPLEALKPGAPRVHPDRDNIIYHLPIRKGDVEAGFAAADVVVENTYRTQLLDHAFLQPEAAVARLDERGHLVIYVATQYVHWDRTEVARVLGWHQDRIRIVAPAVGGAFGGREDMTLQTLVALLAVHTRRPAKMVLTREESFLAHSKRHPMIMRYKTGATREGKLTALEAEIIGDSGAYASWAPKILRKAAIHATGPYVVPNVKIDAYAVYTNNPFTGAMRGFGATQPPLAYESQMDELAERLGIHPFTFRWLNAFRQGDVTATGQVLESSVGLTATMLQAARAAGWSPAELIPGGMEDE